Genomic DNA from Rhea pennata isolate bPtePen1 unplaced genomic scaffold, bPtePen1.pri scaffold_182, whole genome shotgun sequence:
tggtggtggtgaagtggggggggggggggctttacTGCCGGGGAACGCGGGCGACCgaggggagggggccgcggcagcggcagcggctAGAAGTTGGGCTTGTGCTTCTTGAGCTCCACCATGAGGTGGTGGATGTTGATGAGCTCGGTGCGGGCCGGGAGGGCGCGCAGCGGCGGCTGCGACAGCACCTTGTGGAAGCGGTGGTAGTACTGGATCAGCTGCGTCAGGGCGCCCTGGGGAGGGAGCGGAGAGGCGGGCGTCAGCGGCTCGGGGTGCTGCCCCCTCCCCGTCCATCCCCACCCCGCGGGCTCACCTGGATGATGCTGGTGCCGTTCTTGAAGTTGCTGAAGGATCTCATGACATCCTGGCTGAGGGACTCCACGGAGGCTTTCCACGTGCTGGAGAAGCCGCGCACCAGCTGGGTCacccgggctgcggcggcggcggggagggaaggggtgAGCCGTggccggggggtggggggggtcccaCCCCCattgccgccgccgccccacgccTCACCCTCCTCCCCGCGCAGCCGCTCCAGCTGCCCCTTCTCGACGAGCGCCTCCGCCTCCTTGACGAAGGCGATCATCCCGCCGAAGGGCGGCGAGAGGATCTCCTCGATGAACTCCTGCGCCGGGCGGGAGAGCGACACGCGCCGCTGAGGCCCATCCCACCGGGGCGGGTGTCCACCCGCCCACCCGTGGGGTGCCCACCCGTGGGGTGCCTCACCTGGGGTGCGCGccgagagcagctgctggaagcccTCCACCTCCTTGCTCTCCTCCACCGCCCGCTCCTGCGGAAGCGCCAGCGTGGGAGCAGGGACCGCTCggagtggggtgggggtgggcaCCCGAGGGTGCTGACTGGGTTCCCCAACCCAACCCCCTAGGGTGCTCCATACCATGAGGACGCCCAGCATCATGTCGTAGTTGTTAATGAGGAAGATGAGCTGCTCCTTGCGGGAGGAAAACTCGGCCGCTACCCGTAGCACAAAGTTCTCCACCTCCACCTGCGCGGGGAGGCGCAGCGCCGGCGTCACCGGCGgcccttcccccctccccgcccggactcctgggcccctcagcaccccccccccgccgacCTGCAGCTGCCCCAGCAGCGCGTGGGTCCTCTCGTTGGGAAGGTCTGGTTGATGCTGACGATGGCGGAGGAGAACTCGGCGTAGCGCCGGGTGATCTGCGGGGCGGGAGAGGGCCGGGTGTGGGCGGCCGCTGCCACCCCacgcgccccccccccacccgtccgtccgtccgtccgtccgcccgCGGCCCCTTACGTAGTGGGGCCGGGTGTCGAGGAAGCCGAGCTTCTGCGGGTCCGTGTTCTGGATGCTCTGGATGTTCAGCTCCAGGATGTGCTCGAAGCGAGGCCACAGGATCTCCAGCAGCGTGTCCCAGTACCTGCGGCGGGACGCGgccggacgccggggccctCCAGCTCCGCCGGTTTTCGGGgatcccccccctcccccgaaCACCCCCTTTCAACACCCCCATCCCGCTCACTTGTCCACGGCGGGGATGTTGCGCTTGGCCATGATGGCCCTGAAGCGCAGGACGATGTGGATGCAGAGGAAGACGGCGATGCTGTCGTAGCAGTCGCACGCGTAGGCGCCCATGTGTTtctgcgcggcgcggggccgtcagcggcgccgccgccgccccacgccCGCCGGCCCCACGCCCGCCGGCCCCACGGCTCACCAAGAACATGGTCAACGTCTTGCCCATGACGGCGTTGAAGAGGTCCTGGGCGCTGGGCCCCGTCACCATGAAGAAGTCGCAGAGGAAGAGGTACTCGCGGCAGCTGTTGTCCAACAGCGCGTAGTGCTGGCTGCGGAACAGCGACTCGAAGGGGTACTgcggacggacagacggacggatGAGCGGCGCGGACCCCCAGCCCGGActgccccctccccctgccGCATCCCCCGCCCACCCGCACGTCGCTCTTCTGGGCCGCGTGGGGCACGATGATGGGTCCCTCCAGCTCGGCCGCCCCGATGACGGAGCCCCGGTTGCCCAACGTGAAGATGGTGTTGCGGTTCTTCAGCGACGGCTTGGAGAAGAAGCGTGGCCGGCGGTCAAGGCAACAACGGGGTGGGGGTGCCTGCCCGGCCACCCCACCACCagtaccaccaccaccagtacCACCACCACCGAGCCCTTCGCAGGATATCTTTCTTGGCCGTGTCCTCCACGCCCATGAGATCGTCCTTCTCGGCCACCTCCTCGTACTGCAGggcggcggggggtggggggcagagaCGGGCGTcagcgccggcgcggcggttggcgccccctccccctccccgccccccaaCCCGAGAAGCCCACCTGGATCTTCATGAGGCGGCTGGTGTAGGACTTGAAGTAGGACAGGTAGATCTTGCTCATGGTCTCCACGTACTGCTCGCGCAGCTCCTGCGCCACGGCCCGCTCGTTGCCCAGCAGGAACTGGTAGAAGAACCTGCCGGCGAGGGACGCGCTGAGCCGGGCAGAGGGGGACGCGGCGCCCCTCCGCGGgaccctcccccccaccccccaactTTGCCCCGCGCCCCCACCTGTACTTGAGCAGAGCGTTCTGAGGGATCTGGTAGTTGGTCATGGGCTTGCGGAACGAGTAGATCTT
This window encodes:
- the VPS52 gene encoding LOW QUALITY PROTEIN: vacuolar protein sorting-associated protein 52 homolog (The sequence of the model RefSeq protein was modified relative to this genomic sequence to represent the inferred CDS: inserted 1 base in 1 codon), producing the protein MAAPGGAEPLGLRAEEEEGGDGGALRSEEPPLELGLTEAELDLAAEEFILDEVDVHIQANLEDALVQEALKTGVDLRQYSKQVELELQEVERASIRDYIKESENIASLHNQITACDAILERMEQMLSAFQCDLSSISSEIQTLQEQSVAMNLRLKNRQAVRSQLSQLVDELVVPATMISTILEVPVTEQEFLEQLHELNSKINYVKEQAFRETMACADVQHVLEKLKVKAVAKIREFVLQKIYSFRKPMTNYQIPQNALLKYRFFYQFLLGNERAVAQELREQYVETMSKIYLSYFKSYTSRLMKIQYEEVAEKDDLMGVEDTAKKGFFSKPSLKNRNTIFTLGNRGSVIGAAELEGPIIVPHAAQKSDVRYPFESLFRSQHYALLDNSCREYLFLCDFFMVTGPSAQDLFNAVMGKTLTMFLKHMGAYACDCYDSIAVFLCIHIVLRFRAIMAKRNIPAVDKYWDTLLEILWPRFEHILELNIQSIQNTDPQKLGFLDTRPHYITRRYAEFSSAIVSINQTXPNERTHALLGQLQVEVENFVLRVAAEFSSRKEQLIFLINNYDMMLGVLMERAVEESKEVEGFQQLLSARTQEFIEEILSPPFGGMIAFVKEAEALVEKGQLERLRGEEARVTQLVRGFSSTWKASVESLSQDVMRSFSNFKNGTSIIQGALTQLIQYYHRFHKVLSQPPLRALPARTELINIHHLMVELKKHKPNF